A window of the Stigmatella aurantiaca genome harbors these coding sequences:
- a CDS encoding TenA family transcriptional regulator, which translates to MSPVVQNTDLLTKTAPPPVVARPANEVVTRRYSPPALKPTPHPQWMEGMLATLQPEWEAACWPSIFRDTAAGKHPPLVHWQRVLSNFFFIVESFPKYMGLSLAKTTYGQRPGDASSRRWLLQNLGVEARHAEWYLDWMVAIGVNPDEVFARKPLPEILALHEHLLEMCTRGTLAEGVAASNWAIEGVTGVWTEKCEKPFREYARDGVRIDGVSMMWLKAHARYDDAHPEEALEIIKSAVEPGSPECERVVAAARKSLTLYTAAIEACCAM; encoded by the coding sequence ATGTCGCCCGTCGTTCAGAACACCGATCTCTTGACGAAGACTGCGCCCCCGCCGGTGGTGGCCCGTCCAGCCAACGAGGTGGTGACCCGGCGCTACAGTCCTCCTGCCCTCAAGCCCACCCCACACCCGCAGTGGATGGAGGGGATGCTGGCGACCCTGCAGCCCGAGTGGGAGGCTGCCTGCTGGCCGAGCATCTTCCGGGATACGGCCGCCGGGAAGCACCCGCCGCTCGTTCACTGGCAGCGTGTGCTGTCGAACTTCTTCTTCATCGTCGAGAGCTTCCCCAAGTACATGGGGCTGTCGCTGGCGAAGACGACCTACGGGCAGCGCCCCGGCGATGCGAGCTCCCGGCGCTGGCTGCTGCAGAACCTGGGCGTCGAGGCGCGTCACGCCGAGTGGTACCTGGACTGGATGGTGGCCATCGGCGTGAACCCCGATGAGGTGTTCGCCCGCAAGCCCCTGCCGGAAATCCTGGCCCTGCACGAGCACCTGCTGGAGATGTGCACCCGGGGCACCCTGGCCGAGGGCGTGGCCGCCTCGAACTGGGCCATCGAGGGCGTGACGGGGGTGTGGACGGAGAAGTGCGAGAAGCCGTTCCGGGAGTATGCCCGGGACGGGGTCCGCATCGACGGCGTGTCGATGATGTGGCTCAAGGCGCACGCCCGGTACGACGACGCGCACCCCGAGGAGGCCCTGGAGATCATCAAGTCCGCGGTGGAGCCGGGCAGCCCGGAGTGCGAGCGCGTGGTGGCGGCGGCCCGCAAGTCGCTGACGCTGTACACGGCGGCCATCGAGGCTTGCTGCGCGATGTGA
- a CDS encoding methyl-accepting chemotaxis protein has protein sequence MDTSDAKFVGSLSRRGLGIFMSRVLPAAPIAAYLNGMTVGVAGEDGLLSVAAVLPFIILGLGIAYPYLVLRFLMRSALLPRQDDRPGERLARILRLPWRGAFYSSVFAWTMGGFFFALPVCLYFDKPLSRVVIGTIVGVCCGVVLMFPIGLGLEKLLFPVALQERKAHPNALVVGGGVFWPRQSWFLPFTFVASLLATVMLGSSVVAVKLMNFRDALRAEIALDGGGHSAAKLQALGSTLFTELVFALPWVCGLVLILPGITAWLLARRQAEGAAAVRVAIEGLAAGRITAPEWVSTDEIGELSAQLNNLLSRLRQIPETLHSSATRLVAAGKDLTDANSEQEQSLNQQAAAIQETQVTSQEIKQTSQMTAERAEAMLRVAKRAEELGHEGEAAIEQSMVGLSAFQQFVEAMQEKLNRLAESASQIGDITEAVKDMADQSNLLAVNAAIEAARAGEEGKGFAVLAREVRALADQSVKSTTRIRNILNEVIEAIEGAASMAAQGSRDIADGLDQMRASSNSLRELSRLSQENSAAMRQIVAAVSQQNAGISQIFGAIADLSQIMDSTLKRLESTQQATGTLHAVSTEVSEMARRFTVN, from the coding sequence ATGGATACCTCTGACGCGAAGTTCGTAGGCTCTCTTTCCCGGCGCGGCCTGGGCATCTTCATGAGCCGGGTGCTGCCCGCGGCACCCATCGCGGCCTACCTCAACGGCATGACCGTGGGGGTGGCCGGCGAGGACGGGCTGCTGTCCGTGGCGGCCGTGCTGCCCTTCATCATCCTGGGCCTGGGCATCGCCTACCCCTACCTGGTGCTGCGCTTCCTGATGCGCTCGGCCCTGCTGCCGCGCCAGGACGACCGGCCCGGGGAGCGGCTGGCGCGGATCCTCCGCCTGCCCTGGCGGGGCGCGTTCTACTCCTCGGTGTTCGCCTGGACGATGGGCGGCTTCTTCTTCGCCCTGCCGGTGTGCCTCTACTTCGACAAGCCCCTGAGCCGGGTGGTGATTGGCACCATCGTCGGGGTGTGCTGCGGCGTGGTGCTGATGTTCCCCATCGGCCTGGGGCTGGAGAAGCTCCTGTTCCCCGTGGCCCTGCAGGAGCGCAAGGCCCACCCCAACGCCCTGGTGGTGGGGGGCGGGGTGTTCTGGCCGCGGCAGTCCTGGTTCCTGCCCTTCACGTTCGTGGCCTCGCTGCTGGCCACGGTGATGCTGGGCAGCAGCGTGGTGGCCGTCAAGCTGATGAACTTCCGCGACGCGCTGCGCGCGGAGATTGCCCTGGATGGCGGGGGCCACTCCGCGGCGAAGCTCCAGGCGCTGGGCAGCACGCTGTTCACGGAGCTGGTCTTCGCGCTGCCGTGGGTGTGCGGCCTGGTGCTCATCCTGCCGGGCATCACCGCGTGGCTGCTGGCGCGGCGGCAGGCGGAAGGGGCCGCGGCGGTGCGCGTGGCCATCGAAGGGCTGGCCGCGGGGCGCATCACCGCGCCGGAGTGGGTGTCCACGGACGAGATTGGCGAGCTGTCCGCCCAGCTCAACAACCTGCTGTCCCGGCTGCGGCAGATCCCCGAGACGCTGCACTCGTCGGCCACGCGGCTCGTGGCGGCCGGCAAGGATTTGACGGACGCCAACTCCGAGCAGGAGCAGAGCCTCAACCAGCAGGCGGCGGCCATCCAGGAGACGCAAGTCACCTCGCAGGAAATCAAGCAGACCTCGCAGATGACGGCCGAGCGGGCCGAGGCGATGCTCCGGGTGGCCAAGCGCGCCGAGGAGCTGGGCCACGAGGGCGAGGCCGCCATCGAGCAGAGCATGGTGGGGCTGTCGGCCTTCCAGCAGTTCGTGGAGGCCATGCAGGAGAAGCTCAACCGCCTGGCCGAGAGCGCCTCGCAGATTGGCGACATCACCGAGGCGGTGAAGGACATGGCGGACCAGTCCAACCTGCTGGCCGTGAATGCCGCCATCGAGGCGGCGCGCGCCGGCGAGGAGGGCAAGGGCTTCGCGGTGCTCGCCCGCGAGGTGCGCGCGCTGGCGGACCAGTCCGTCAAGAGCACCACGCGCATCCGCAACATCCTCAATGAAGTCATCGAGGCCATCGAGGGCGCGGCGTCCATGGCGGCCCAGGGCTCGCGGGACATCGCCGACGGGCTGGACCAGATGCGCGCCTCCAGCAACAGCCTGCGGGAGCTGTCGCGCCTGTCCCAGGAGAACTCGGCGGCGATGCGGCAGATCGTCGCGGCGGTGAGCCAGCAGAACGCGGGCATCTCCCAGATTTTCGGCGCCATCGCGGACCTGTCGCAGATCATGGACTCCACACTCAAGCGCCTGGAGTCCACGCAGCAGGCCACCGGCACGCTCCACGCGGTCTCGACCGAGGTGAGCGAGATGGCGCGCCGCTTCACCGTGAACTGA
- the otsB gene encoding trehalose-phosphatase, whose product MASPSTTVVLSRHALDAVLFDLDGVVTRTARVHAAAWKRLFDAYLKEHARRTERPFQPFTDEDYQRFVDGLPRLEGIRCFLESRGLALPEGTPGDGPEADTVHGFGARKNAYFHEALERQGVEVYPPAVRLLEQVRAAGFRTAVVTSSRNGEAVLKAAGLEHLFDARVDGVEAGRLDLPGKPAPDTFLEGARRLGVAPGRAAVLEDARSGVQAGKRGGFGCVIGVRRSGSAGALVKAGADVEVTELSSVGVEADVATRPMQEVPLALERREEWMRRMMGRVAVFLDYDGTLTPIIPVPEEAHLGEAMRGTLERLAQRLPVAVVSGRDLPTLKGFVQLQGLYFAGSHGFDIEGPGGRTFQQEEGKALLPELDAAERELKAQLAGIPGAGVERKRFSVAVHWRHVEAARVPEVEQAVAGVHARHPKLSRSGGKKVFELRPGIDWHKGRAVEWLLHALGLEGQDVLPVFIGDDLTDEDAFQTLKGRGLGLVVRGDEERPTAADYALRDVEEVRSFLELLLAHAGGTAR is encoded by the coding sequence ATGGCTTCTCCTTCCACGACGGTGGTCCTGTCCCGGCACGCGCTGGACGCGGTGCTGTTTGATCTCGACGGGGTGGTGACGCGCACCGCGCGGGTGCATGCCGCCGCGTGGAAGCGGCTCTTCGATGCGTACCTGAAGGAGCACGCGCGGCGCACGGAGAGGCCCTTCCAGCCCTTCACGGACGAGGACTACCAGCGCTTCGTGGATGGACTGCCCCGGCTGGAGGGCATCCGCTGCTTCCTGGAGAGCCGGGGCCTGGCGCTGCCCGAGGGGACGCCCGGGGACGGCCCGGAGGCGGACACGGTCCATGGCTTCGGGGCGCGCAAGAACGCCTACTTCCACGAGGCCCTGGAGCGCCAGGGCGTGGAAGTGTACCCGCCCGCGGTGCGCCTGCTGGAGCAGGTCCGGGCGGCGGGGTTCCGCACGGCGGTGGTGACCTCCAGCCGCAACGGCGAGGCCGTGCTGAAGGCCGCGGGGCTGGAGCACCTGTTCGACGCGCGGGTGGACGGGGTGGAGGCCGGGAGGCTGGACCTGCCCGGCAAGCCCGCCCCGGACACGTTCCTGGAGGGGGCCCGGCGGCTGGGCGTGGCGCCCGGGCGCGCCGCGGTGCTGGAGGATGCCCGCTCCGGGGTGCAGGCGGGGAAGCGGGGCGGCTTCGGCTGCGTCATCGGCGTGCGCCGGTCCGGAAGCGCGGGGGCCCTGGTGAAGGCAGGAGCGGATGTGGAAGTGACGGAACTGTCGTCCGTGGGAGTGGAGGCGGATGTGGCAACGCGGCCCATGCAGGAGGTTCCCCTGGCGCTGGAGCGGCGCGAGGAGTGGATGCGGCGGATGATGGGCCGGGTGGCCGTCTTCCTGGACTACGACGGGACGCTGACGCCCATCATCCCGGTGCCGGAGGAGGCCCACCTCGGCGAGGCGATGCGCGGCACGCTGGAGCGGCTGGCCCAGCGGCTTCCGGTGGCCGTGGTGAGCGGCCGGGACCTGCCCACGCTGAAGGGCTTCGTGCAGCTCCAGGGCCTGTACTTCGCCGGCAGCCACGGCTTCGACATCGAGGGGCCCGGGGGACGCACCTTCCAGCAGGAGGAGGGCAAGGCCCTGCTGCCCGAGCTGGACGCGGCGGAGCGGGAGCTGAAGGCGCAGCTCGCGGGCATTCCGGGCGCGGGGGTGGAGCGCAAGCGCTTCAGCGTGGCGGTGCACTGGCGGCACGTGGAGGCCGCGCGGGTGCCCGAGGTGGAGCAAGCGGTGGCCGGGGTCCACGCGCGGCACCCGAAGCTGAGCCGGTCCGGAGGCAAGAAGGTGTTCGAGCTGCGGCCCGGCATCGACTGGCACAAGGGGCGGGCCGTGGAGTGGCTGCTGCACGCGCTGGGGCTGGAGGGCCAGGACGTGCTGCCGGTGTTCATTGGCGATGACCTCACGGACGAGGATGCGTTCCAGACGCTGAAGGGGCGGGGCCTGGGGCTGGTGGTGCGGGGGGACGAGGAGCGGCCCACGGCGGCGGACTACGCACTGAGGGACGTGGAGGAGGTGCGAAGCTTCCTGGAGCTGCTCCTCGCGCACGCGGGAGGCACCGCGCGATGA
- a CDS encoding sigma-54-dependent transcriptional regulator, with protein MAHVLIIDDHDTLREGMTLTLTRSGHTVSAVRSGADGLAAYKKTPFDLVVTDLKMDGMDGIAVTQALKALNPAVVVMVVTAFGTIETAVRAMQEGAYDFITKPFAPEVLRAKVDKGLELASTRRQVERLTARTAAHEADAALTHGNLVGDSEPVQRLLAQARKAAASDATVLVRGESGTGKELVARMLHQFSPRKDGPFVVVHCAALAETLLESELFGHERGAFTGAVKRKLGRFELADGGTLFLDEIGEIPASVQTKLLRVLQEKEIQRVGGEETLKVDVRVVSATHRDLQAEVKAGRFREDLYYRLHIVPLLLPPLRERPEDIGTLARHFVAKHALRVNRRVTGLDDGALRALIRHAWPGNVRELENAVEQALVFAEGEQLTEADLPAYLGSPQSRTDATGLPVLQGDRPLPDILEDLERQLIARAYEKAGKVKTETARLLGIKTSALYYKLEKYGFISKGERPEDG; from the coding sequence ATGGCCCACGTCCTCATCATCGATGACCACGACACCCTGCGCGAGGGGATGACCCTCACCCTCACGCGCTCTGGCCACACCGTCTCCGCCGTGCGCTCCGGCGCGGACGGCCTGGCCGCCTACAAGAAGACGCCCTTCGACCTGGTCGTCACGGACCTGAAGATGGACGGGATGGACGGCATCGCCGTGACGCAGGCGCTCAAGGCGCTGAACCCCGCGGTGGTGGTGATGGTGGTGACGGCCTTCGGCACCATCGAGACGGCGGTGCGGGCCATGCAGGAGGGCGCCTACGACTTCATCACCAAGCCGTTCGCCCCCGAGGTGCTGCGCGCCAAGGTGGACAAGGGGCTGGAGCTGGCCAGCACGCGCCGGCAGGTGGAGCGGCTGACGGCGCGCACCGCGGCGCACGAGGCGGACGCGGCCCTCACCCACGGGAACCTGGTGGGCGACAGCGAGCCGGTGCAGCGGCTGCTCGCGCAGGCGCGCAAGGCCGCCGCCAGCGACGCCACGGTGCTGGTGCGCGGCGAGAGCGGCACGGGCAAGGAGCTGGTGGCGCGCATGCTCCACCAGTTCTCCCCGCGCAAGGACGGCCCCTTCGTGGTGGTGCACTGCGCGGCCCTGGCCGAGACGCTGCTGGAGAGCGAGCTGTTCGGCCACGAGCGCGGCGCCTTCACCGGCGCCGTGAAGCGCAAGCTGGGCCGCTTCGAGCTGGCCGACGGGGGCACCCTCTTCCTGGACGAAATCGGAGAGATTCCCGCCTCCGTGCAGACGAAGCTCCTGCGCGTGCTGCAGGAGAAGGAGATCCAACGCGTGGGCGGCGAGGAGACGCTCAAGGTGGACGTGCGCGTGGTGAGCGCCACCCACCGGGACCTCCAGGCCGAGGTGAAGGCGGGCCGCTTCCGGGAGGACCTCTACTACCGGCTGCACATCGTCCCGCTGCTCCTGCCCCCGCTGCGCGAGCGCCCCGAGGACATCGGCACGCTGGCCCGGCACTTCGTGGCCAAGCATGCGCTCCGGGTGAACCGGCGCGTGACGGGCCTGGACGACGGTGCCCTGCGGGCGCTCATCCGCCATGCCTGGCCCGGCAACGTGCGCGAGCTGGAGAACGCGGTGGAACAGGCGCTCGTCTTCGCCGAGGGCGAGCAGCTCACCGAGGCGGACCTGCCCGCCTATCTGGGCAGCCCCCAGTCGCGCACGGATGCCACCGGGCTGCCCGTGCTCCAGGGCGACCGTCCCCTGCCGGACATCCTCGAGGACCTGGAGCGCCAGCTCATCGCCCGCGCCTATGAAAAAGCGGGCAAGGTGAAGACGGAGACGGCCCGGCTCCTGGGCATCAAGACCTCCGCCCTGTATTACAAGCTGGAGAAATACGGCTTCATCTCCAAGGGGGAGCGGCCCGAGGACGGCTGA
- a CDS encoding NUDIX hydrolase, whose translation MSDTAASLEELLARHVPADAKEREDLERMRALASTLAQPFSRAQAPAHFTASAVVVDPTGTRVVLVHHGKLKRWLQPGGHAEVGDGQKLEATALREAREETGCQVRLHPSAPRPLDVDVHGIPERKEEPGHLHLDVRYLVVGENPEALAHDPAESLGARWMGWDEALALADEAPLRRMLEKARTVVGAD comes from the coding sequence ATGTCCGACACTGCCGCTTCCCTGGAAGAGCTGCTCGCGCGCCATGTCCCCGCGGACGCCAAGGAGCGCGAGGACCTCGAGCGCATGCGCGCGCTGGCCTCCACGCTGGCCCAACCCTTCTCCCGGGCCCAGGCCCCGGCGCACTTCACGGCCAGCGCGGTGGTGGTGGACCCCACCGGGACGCGGGTGGTGCTGGTGCACCACGGAAAGCTGAAGCGCTGGCTCCAGCCCGGCGGGCACGCGGAGGTGGGGGATGGGCAGAAGCTGGAGGCCACCGCGCTGCGCGAGGCCCGCGAGGAGACGGGGTGCCAGGTGCGGCTGCACCCCTCGGCGCCCCGGCCCCTGGATGTGGACGTGCACGGCATTCCGGAGCGGAAGGAGGAGCCCGGGCACCTGCACCTGGACGTGCGCTACCTGGTGGTGGGCGAGAACCCGGAGGCGCTCGCGCACGACCCTGCCGAGTCCCTGGGCGCGCGCTGGATGGGGTGGGACGAGGCCCTGGCGCTGGCGGACGAGGCGCCCCTGCGGCGCATGCTGGAGAAGGCTCGCACCGTGGTGGGGGCTGACTGA
- a CDS encoding MbtH family protein has translation MSDEREDTTIYKVVVNHEEQYSIWPADRENALGWKDAGKSGPKDECLAYIKEVWTDMRPLSLRKKMEEAAKKS, from the coding sequence ATGAGCGACGAACGGGAAGACACCACTATCTACAAGGTCGTGGTCAATCACGAGGAGCAGTACTCCATCTGGCCGGCGGACCGCGAGAATGCGCTGGGCTGGAAGGACGCGGGCAAGTCGGGCCCCAAGGACGAGTGCCTCGCGTACATCAAGGAGGTGTGGACGGACATGCGCCCCCTGAGCCTCCGCAAGAAGATGGAGGAGGCCGCCAAGAAGTCCTGA
- a CDS encoding TetR family transcriptional regulator, with translation MTLRLPSLLLCLLLGAPAWGATGLEASRGTAQQARTAVRTLRERQQALRQELNGLAGRIETLKAERQGRLTAGPELEQALRRSQELSGELTGLAQAVAGAEGESERAHLALHAALSEALEQARAAWDATGDRNQRATLLVRMRTLRAEREAVRAALPASRVPALGRAEASDDPTDLLEQADALRDSGDKVRQRLTALKSRITEVREERELERRMSDFLGEERMFDEQDRNMRLRLGATGLSPQLDARDGSTEGVAAGPSPTPPPPPSMPPSANPPVDTPPGSGGNEPLPEMGGPPGPAAPPASSPVAAHARDHRPQVQGVRAQELAAGDFEDLATLEAEAKRLESLARELDSRASALERKVRELE, from the coding sequence ATGACGCTCCGCCTGCCAAGCCTGCTGCTGTGCCTGCTGCTGGGGGCGCCCGCGTGGGGCGCCACGGGGCTGGAGGCCAGCCGCGGCACGGCGCAGCAGGCGCGCACGGCGGTTCGCACCCTGCGCGAGCGGCAGCAGGCCCTGCGGCAGGAGCTGAACGGGCTGGCCGGGCGCATCGAGACGCTCAAGGCGGAGCGGCAGGGGCGGCTCACCGCGGGGCCCGAGCTGGAGCAGGCGCTGCGGCGCTCACAGGAGCTGAGCGGTGAGCTGACGGGGCTGGCGCAGGCGGTGGCCGGCGCGGAGGGCGAGTCGGAGCGGGCCCACCTGGCGCTGCATGCGGCGCTGTCCGAGGCGCTGGAGCAGGCGCGCGCCGCGTGGGATGCCACCGGGGACAGGAACCAGCGCGCCACCCTCCTGGTCCGGATGCGCACGCTGCGGGCCGAGCGGGAAGCGGTCCGCGCGGCGCTGCCCGCCTCGCGGGTGCCGGCCCTGGGCCGCGCTGAGGCGAGCGATGACCCCACGGACCTGCTGGAGCAGGCCGACGCGCTGCGGGACTCGGGCGACAAGGTGCGCCAGCGGCTCACGGCCCTGAAGTCCCGCATCACCGAGGTCCGCGAGGAGCGCGAGCTGGAGCGCCGGATGAGCGACTTCCTCGGCGAGGAGCGCATGTTCGACGAGCAGGACCGGAACATGCGGCTGCGCCTGGGCGCCACGGGCCTCTCGCCCCAGCTCGACGCGAGGGACGGGAGCACCGAAGGCGTGGCCGCGGGGCCCTCTCCCACTCCCCCTCCCCCTCCCTCCATGCCCCCCTCGGCCAACCCGCCGGTGGACACCCCCCCGGGCAGCGGTGGGAACGAGCCCCTTCCCGAGATGGGCGGCCCCCCGGGACCGGCGGCGCCCCCCGCCTCGTCCCCCGTTGCGGCGCATGCGCGTGACCACCGGCCCCAGGTGCAGGGGGTGCGAGCGCAGGAGCTGGCCGCCGGAGACTTCGAGGACCTGGCCACGCTGGAGGCCGAGGCCAAGCGGCTGGAGTCGCTGGCCCGCGAGCTGGACTCCCGCGCGAGCGCCCTGGAGCGCAAGGTGCGCGAGCTGGAGTGA
- a CDS encoding glycoside hydrolase family 65 protein, whose translation MMPEHWLFAYEGFEPRQEKLREALCTLGNGYFATRGAAPEARADELHYPGTYLAGGYNRLKTELAGRVIENEDLVNQPNWLPLTFRMDGGDWFNVSTVKVRAYRQVLDMARGLLLRTVSFEDAQGRRTRLEQRRFVHMRHKHLAGQELVLVPENWSGPVQVRSALDGQVLNGGVARYQQLSNRHLRLVMAKEVDAETLLLEVETVQSRLGVAEAARTRLYLDGHRAEAQGKFVQDEGYLAHEFTVEVKAHQRLSVEKVVALYTSKDPAVSEAAMEARREVQRAPGRFEELVATHVQAWTHLWNRSDLDLELAKPNGTHRALRLHIFHLLQTVSPHTLDQDAGVPARGWHGEAYRGHIFWDELFIFPFLNLRLPALTRALLRYRYRRLGRAREEAHEAGFRGAMFPWQSGSDGSEESPRLHLNPRSGRWLPDETWLQRHINAAVAYNVWQYYQATADSEFLYFHGAELLLELARFWASVAEWNPRLRRYEIKKVMGPDEYHTGYPDQPEPGLNNNSYTNLMAVWVLCKGLEVLRLLPDERREELQEVLGLEPSELAHWEDVSRKMRLVFHEDGVLSQFEGYEQLQEFDWEGYRARYHDIQRLDRILEAEGDSPNRYKLSKQADVLMLFYLLSAEELQELFERLGYPFSQEMIPRTVDYYLQRTSHGSTLSGVVHAWVLARSDRPRSWQLFTEALQSDISDVQGGTTQEGIHLGAMAGTVDLMQRAYTGIEVRGDMLHFNPHLPEGMRRLKFSLRYRKHLMDVEITPRALVLTSRWRFQTPLKVAVRGACHLLQPSETRRFPLAQEPSTEAHEGEGASP comes from the coding sequence ATGATGCCCGAGCATTGGCTGTTCGCCTACGAGGGCTTCGAGCCCAGGCAGGAGAAGCTGCGCGAGGCGCTGTGCACGCTGGGCAATGGGTACTTCGCCACGCGCGGGGCCGCGCCGGAGGCCAGGGCGGACGAGCTCCACTACCCCGGGACGTACCTGGCGGGTGGGTACAACCGGCTGAAGACGGAGCTGGCCGGGCGGGTCATCGAGAACGAGGACCTGGTCAATCAGCCCAACTGGCTGCCGCTCACGTTCCGGATGGACGGCGGAGACTGGTTCAACGTGAGCACCGTGAAGGTGCGGGCGTACCGGCAGGTGCTGGACATGGCCCGGGGGCTGCTGCTGCGCACGGTGAGCTTCGAGGACGCCCAGGGCCGGCGCACGCGGCTCGAGCAGCGGCGCTTCGTGCACATGCGCCACAAGCACCTGGCGGGCCAGGAGCTCGTGCTGGTGCCCGAGAACTGGAGCGGGCCGGTGCAGGTGCGCTCCGCGCTGGACGGGCAGGTCCTCAATGGCGGGGTGGCGCGCTATCAGCAGCTCAGCAACCGGCACCTCCGGTTGGTGATGGCGAAGGAGGTGGACGCGGAGACGCTGCTGCTTGAGGTGGAGACGGTGCAGTCCCGCCTGGGGGTGGCGGAGGCGGCGCGCACCCGGCTGTACCTCGACGGGCACCGCGCGGAGGCGCAAGGCAAGTTCGTCCAGGACGAGGGGTACCTCGCGCACGAGTTCACCGTGGAGGTGAAGGCGCACCAGCGGCTCTCGGTGGAGAAGGTGGTGGCGCTGTACACGTCCAAGGATCCGGCCGTGTCCGAGGCCGCGATGGAGGCGCGCCGCGAGGTGCAGCGGGCCCCCGGGCGCTTCGAGGAGCTGGTGGCCACGCACGTGCAGGCGTGGACGCACCTGTGGAACCGGAGTGACTTGGACCTGGAGCTGGCGAAGCCCAACGGCACCCACCGGGCGCTGCGGCTGCACATCTTCCACCTGCTGCAGACGGTGTCGCCGCACACGCTGGACCAGGACGCGGGGGTGCCCGCGCGGGGCTGGCACGGGGAGGCCTACCGGGGGCACATCTTCTGGGACGAGCTGTTCATCTTCCCCTTCCTCAACCTGCGGCTGCCGGCGCTGACGCGCGCCCTCTTGCGCTACCGCTACCGGCGGCTGGGACGGGCGCGCGAGGAGGCACACGAGGCGGGGTTCCGGGGGGCGATGTTTCCCTGGCAGAGCGGCAGCGACGGCAGCGAGGAGAGCCCCCGGCTGCACCTCAATCCGCGCTCGGGGCGCTGGCTGCCGGACGAGACGTGGTTGCAGCGGCACATCAACGCCGCCGTGGCGTACAACGTCTGGCAGTACTACCAGGCCACGGCGGACTCCGAGTTCCTGTACTTCCACGGGGCGGAGCTGCTGCTGGAGCTGGCGCGCTTCTGGGCGAGCGTGGCCGAGTGGAACCCCCGGCTGCGGCGCTATGAAATCAAGAAGGTGATGGGGCCGGACGAGTACCACACGGGGTATCCGGATCAGCCCGAGCCCGGGCTCAACAACAATTCCTATACCAACCTCATGGCGGTCTGGGTGCTGTGCAAGGGGTTGGAAGTGCTGCGGCTGCTGCCGGACGAGCGGCGCGAGGAGCTGCAGGAAGTCCTGGGGCTGGAGCCCTCGGAGCTGGCCCACTGGGAGGATGTGAGCCGGAAGATGCGGCTGGTGTTCCACGAGGACGGGGTGCTCAGCCAGTTCGAGGGCTACGAGCAGCTCCAGGAGTTCGACTGGGAGGGCTACCGCGCCCGCTACCACGACATCCAGCGGCTGGACCGCATCCTGGAGGCGGAAGGGGACTCCCCCAACCGCTACAAGCTGTCGAAGCAGGCCGATGTGTTGATGCTGTTCTATCTATTGTCCGCGGAGGAACTGCAGGAGCTCTTCGAGCGGCTGGGGTACCCGTTCAGCCAGGAGATGATTCCGAGGACGGTCGACTACTACCTGCAGCGCACCTCGCATGGCTCGACGCTGAGCGGGGTGGTGCACGCGTGGGTGCTGGCGCGCAGTGACCGGCCGCGCTCGTGGCAGCTCTTCACCGAGGCGCTGCAGAGCGACATCTCGGATGTGCAGGGCGGGACGACCCAGGAGGGGATTCACCTGGGGGCCATGGCCGGCACGGTGGACCTCATGCAGCGGGCCTACACGGGCATCGAGGTGCGCGGGGACATGCTGCACTTCAACCCCCACCTGCCGGAGGGCATGCGGAGGCTGAAGTTCTCGCTGCGCTACCGCAAGCACCTGATGGACGTGGAAATCACTCCCCGGGCGCTGGTGCTCACCAGCCGGTGGCGGTTCCAGACGCCCCTGAAGGTGGCCGTGAGGGGCGCGTGCCACCTGCTCCAGCCCTCCGAGACCCGCCGGTTCCCCCTCGCGCAGGAGCCCTCCACGGAGGCGCACGAGGGCGAAGGGGCAAGCCCGTAG